A genomic window from Ignavibacteria bacterium includes:
- a CDS encoding DeoR family transcriptional regulator gives MSENQNMEYKPSWRDDYLKTVCALANTRGGTLFIGKDDNGTPIDLPDYNRLMEDIPNKIRNHLGITAEVKLQELNQIHFIEIFIQPYTVAISYHGKYYIRVGTTTTELTGNSLTEFLLRKSGQTWDNVIEERATLEDIDPGSVSIFLEVAKRANRLPETEGLTKIELLQKLRLAEGEKLKRAAIILFGKDPGKFYPNISVKIGRFGKDDSDLKYQEVEEGNIIKLIQEVPNQLNRKFFTKPIAFEGMQRIEKGEYPVAALREMLLNALVHRNYLGSTIQIRMYEDKFSIWNEGTLPEGLTFEALKRQHPSRPRNPIIADVCFKGGYIEAWGSGTLRIINSCKEAFLPEPEFIEIDGGVRVTVFKDFLTEEQLKKLGLNERQIKAVMYVKENGSISNNEYQMLCGVSERTATRDLTELVALNVLQQIGKTGKGTKYILSRHKDAKDATKTT, from the coding sequence ATGTCTGAAAACCAAAACATGGAATATAAACCAAGCTGGCGGGATGATTACTTAAAAACAGTTTGTGCGCTTGCAAATACTAGAGGCGGCACTTTATTTATCGGCAAGGATGATAATGGAACACCTATTGACTTACCTGATTATAATAGGTTAATGGAAGACATACCGAACAAAATTAGAAATCATCTTGGTATAACAGCAGAAGTCAAACTGCAAGAGTTAAATCAAATTCATTTCATAGAAATATTTATTCAACCTTATACTGTTGCAATCTCATACCACGGTAAATATTATATCAGAGTAGGTACTACAACCACAGAATTAACGGGAAATTCTTTAACCGAATTTCTTCTGCGCAAATCCGGTCAAACATGGGATAACGTTATTGAAGAAAGAGCAACTTTGGAAGATATTGATCCGGGCAGTGTTTCAATATTTCTTGAAGTTGCAAAAAGAGCTAATAGATTACCGGAGACTGAAGGATTAACCAAAATTGAGTTACTTCAAAAATTACGTCTTGCAGAAGGTGAAAAGTTAAAACGTGCAGCAATAATTCTTTTCGGTAAAGATCCGGGAAAATTTTATCCTAACATATCAGTTAAGATTGGTCGCTTTGGTAAAGATGATTCTGATCTTAAATATCAAGAGGTAGAGGAAGGAAACATCATAAAGTTAATACAAGAGGTTCCTAACCAGCTAAATAGAAAGTTCTTTACAAAGCCGATTGCATTTGAAGGAATGCAACGAATTGAAAAAGGTGAGTATCCTGTTGCTGCTTTAAGAGAAATGCTTTTGAATGCGCTCGTTCATAGAAATTATTTGGGTTCTACAATTCAAATTAGAATGTATGAAGATAAATTTAGCATTTGGAACGAAGGAACACTCCCAGAAGGATTAACATTCGAAGCATTGAAAAGACAACATCCTTCTCGTCCTAGAAATCCCATAATTGCAGATGTATGTTTTAAAGGCGGTTATATTGAAGCTTGGGGAAGCGGAACATTAAGAATAATTAATTCGTGTAAAGAAGCATTCTTACCAGAACCTGAATTTATAGAAATAGACGGCGGAGTTAGAGTTACAGTTTTCAAAGATTTTTTAACTGAAGAGCAACTTAAAAAGTTAGGATTGAATGAGAGGCAGATAAAAGCAGTGATGTATGTAAAGGAAAATGGATCCATATCAAACAATGAATATCAAATGCTTTGTGGAGTTTCGGAAAGAACGGCTACGAGAGATTTAACCGAATTAGTTGCTTTAAATGTTTTGCAACAAATTGGTAAAACTGGAAAGGGTACAAAATATATTCTAAGCCGTCATAAAGACGCCAAAGACGCCACAAAGACGACCTGA